The DNA sequence tctaaaggttttatgataaaagagaccctcgcgtttgccagatactcgcattatctcatgcgtaatcagagtttactgttaaggatgTGTCTAGCGTGTATTATGGGAACGTGAACTCTTAtgatctcttttatcataaacggttttgatgcgtgtgcagcaggcacttattttgatgaaacacgcgatgcacacaggatctctagacacgcaggacacatattaCACGTGACAatcacttattttgaattagcgcctcCTCGGataagcagtcacgagccgccactggtacacacacatatatgatgtaaacaaaaacttttattctgcaaacgattagttgcgattaatcattTTGCAGCCCTAGACTTAATAGGCATTCCTGTATCTCAAACAGTAAAGCATGGTGCTAGCAACACCGACCATCATAAGTTTAATTCCCAGCCAATGTATGAGCTGATAAATGTACACCTTGAATGCCGCGTAAGATGCATTGCATTAAAGTGcgtgccaaatgcataaacgcAAATTAGTTACAAATGAATATTAATGAACCTCATACCTCTTGCGGCTGCTTTTCTGACCATTCAGGACTGTCTATATCGATGTAAGAGTTATTGTTCAATTCCAGTCTGTTTCGACTAATGTCATCTTCTGAGAGCGCTGAGCTCTCCCATTTAGCCGCTGGACATTTGCTCACAGTAGCACGAGGTTTTCCCAGGAACACACATGGAACAAAGTTCTGTGGGTTGCGGATGTTTTTCGGACACACAGCATGATCAACCTCCTCTTTTGATGTTGAGGGTTTGACGGAGTAGCCCTCTAATGTAACTTGATTTCCTTTATCTTGTGGTTGGCCAGAACGTTCAAAAACGATGGATGATCCATTGCTGCTGTCAGTGCTTTCCTGTGTGTTACTAAAAGCAATAGCTTTCATTACGCTGCAGCAAAAGCAATTCACCTAGATAGGCTTACGTTAAAATAAGGCATCTAATTATCTTACCCATCTTTCTGTGAAGGGGTCTCTAAGGCTGGAATTGTTTGTGAAATGATGGATTTGGGATCTAGAGGTAAACAGAAAATTAAACCagtttgtataatttttttattcattcctTTTTCAAATATTTGAAATTATTAGGTAAAAAAAAGAGAATGACCTCCTACAGCGGGCTGAACATGCTCCATCCATGCAGTGTGATATCCAACAATATTAGGATGCTGGAGGCTGGAGAGCACTTTAACCTCTCTAAGAACCTGTGAGGAGAGAAAAACACAACTATATAATATCCAACCACTGAATTAATAGTTACAGACAGTAATGCAAGCATGACCCATGATGACCAACTTTACCTTCATGCAGTCATCTCttgttacttttttaataagaatttttttcacagCATATTCCTGACCATCCAGCTTGTTTGTAACCTTCAACAGTAGGAATGGCTTTGGGAAACACTTTTCAAGATTACGTGTTTATTAACTTTCAAATATAATTCAACAGATATGATTAGACTGCATCTTTGTACCTTAAACACTTTGCCATAGGCTCCTTTACCTAGGGCTGCGATTTCGTCAAATTCACTAAGGTAACGGGATGTTTGTGCTTGGAAAAGACCATCTTTGGTTCTAGGATAGATCAACATATCTCGGTTAATTCAAATAATGTCATTGTATATTGTGCTATAAGCTCTGTAAGCATTTTTACCTTATGCTCTGGCCTTCTGCACTCAAGTATCTATGATCCTGCAGGAAGCCACATACAGTATTAAACAGATATAGTGCAAAATGAGTGTTCACTTTTTTTGGTaatgttaaaggcggggtgaacaatttttgagaaacgctttggaaaagggagtcgggacaagtaccaaaacacacttgtagccaaacAGCAGTGAGGGGCATGTCTTctaaccgacattgttgcctgtgttgcgtatgtgtggggcgggtcagtcaaaagaaggtccagattctattggggtaggggcgtgtttgtttgggtgatttcaaatgtcaacattggctttcagagatcgtgcaccccgcctttaagtaatAGTTAAACAGGcatcacagaaaaatgacagttAAATAAATTAGATTACCTGTGCAAAAAGTGATGAGCTTGTTGCATGCAGGAGCTCCGTGAACGCGCGGTTGTGCTGCAGTCGGACTGTGCTAAACTCATCACTGATAGCCAATGGAGAAAGGAGGTTCATGGCTGCTAAACGCTGACCAATCACTGAAACAAAGAGGGTATTTGAGAGAAAGCTGCTCTTGTTTGGTAACACTTAGACAAAATAGTAAATAAACTAAACATAGTGACATACTGGTGATTTTTATGAGGCAATATTTTTGACAGCTCACCCTTAAACAACATGCGTGAACGTGTGGGGTCACTCTCATAAACATAGCACAGGTGTTCCAACAGAGATCCCAGCAGCAGGTGGTTGGGAATGGCAGAAGCAAATTCCTGGATAGATGGATACTGTTTACCCGCCAGCAACATTTCATGGTTGTTGTCTGAATCTGAGGctgtaattatataaaaaaagacaatgagaggtttggtttaaaaaatgtcaaTACATTAATCCAGTGTTATTACCTTGATAGTTCCCTTTGTTTAAAAGGAGTGAAATTTTAAAACCAGCACACAATAGGAAAATTCTTACCTTCAGCAATAACTTTGGCAATTAAGGTCACAATGTCATTTTTCTCTGAATCCATTGAgacattaaataaacaaacatttacagtaTCCTGTTAACAAACAGTGTATGGCAATGATGCATCTTGAATGTGCAGTTGAGGGGTGGGTAAAGTTGAACTAACTTATCAGTTGTAAACATTTTCAAGTTACCCCCACACCCCTAGGAAGGCCAATAGATTACATATGAGGTAGGAGGGACGTTTAAAAATGGCATTTATGTAGTTACAGCCAGTGCCATTTGCAATGTGAGCTTATGGCAGTGAACCTATAGGTAAGAAGATAGATTTAATGTCTTTATTTCAAACTACACATCTTGTCTCAACACAACAATTTGTGCACAAACAAAATCTAAGCACTGCTTTACCACTGATACAAAAATAAAGGCGCTAGTAGGGTATGCAGTCATTGAGTTTTGTAGCAGTCATAACTTTAAGGACTCACTGTCAAACTGGACATCATCCTCTGCATCTTCAAGGCTGAACATTCCTCTTCTAGGGCCCCTATCTAGGGTGTAAATGTCCCTACGGATCTGAAGGCTGTGACTGTTCACATTAGAAACAACACTGCTAACGTTACTCGAACTTTCCTCTGCCATGAGAGTTTCTGTTGCATAAAACATCGGCTATTTGGGCAAAAATCTATGTATCCCATCTATTGGTTCCTTCAAGAAAGGCACATCGTACGAGAAATCATTTAAACTAGAAAACAAATGTAAAGTTTGGTCAACCAAAAATAACAGTGTAAACTAACAGTGAACTGCCATGTTTCGTCAGGAGTAAGAAAGCGTCTCAAAATGTGTCCCGTGTatgattaataaaatgtaactCATAAAACGGTTTATGAATGTAATTGTTTGTGTATTAATTGTAGATATTACATATGTTTACCAATACAAACAATACATGTTGGAACAACaacatttatataaatgttAGGCTAGTTTCGTCTAATATCAGATATGCACTTTGGACACAGTCCCTACTTTTACGCAGGGGAGTTTACGTAGATTGCTaaaagggatacagctacggcgaAATCTCGTGAAATAATTTCGGATGAGCGCTGTTTGGAAAGCAAAACCTCGCGAGACTTGAccatagctgtatcccctctagCCAGAACCGTTTACGAATGGGATGATGAAACGTTTCAAAATAAAACGGCACAATGTAACATCGGTAATAAAGTTTTATTGAAAAGCACTATGATCTTTTAActaagtaacaattcactatgCTAAAATCTAATTAATGCAGCAGAcatcacacaataaataaaaaacaagcgTTTGGCTCATAGGTTGGACTCAGGTTTGACTACGTGCGGCGTTGCGCAGACTGAACGGCGTATGACATccaagtaccgcgagagctatTCAAAGGCACATCTTTACCTATAACATCGCGGGAAATGTCTTCGCGGCATGTAGCTGTACGCGTAAACTCATAACCATTTGTAGTTACATTGTTGTCATTGTAGTTTGTAAGTATTGGTGCGTTGTTAGAGTAtaatttttctctctctctttcaacaATGAAGGTTACGTTTTCGCTGATAGCATGAAAACCACAAGGATCCAAATGCTATCAAAACAGCTACAATGCAGAGCAACGCTTTGATAGGTTTCTTCGATTGATATTGCTATTATATATAAATAGCCCACTGTTAAAGCAATGATGTCAGATACCTGgtaagtttttaaagttttgcatATTGTTTCCTCCGTTCCTTCTCTTAAATACAGCTGGTATATGATTCTACAATGCAAACAATTTCTTGCCTTCATTATGTGTAAAAGCACAGGGTCTGCAGGAGCCATAAAGGCAATTGACAAGCAGGCTGTACATCAGATCTGTTCGGGGCAGGTCGTCCTGAGCCTGTCCACAGCTGTGAAGGAACTGGTGGAGAACAGTATTGATGCTGGTGCCACTAATGTCGGTGAGCTCAAGGGATGAGAGACCCAAAATACCATGCTGCAGTTGATTTTATGCTAAACTTGGTCAAATGTTGTGTGTTATGTCTCATTTTCCACACAGATGTCAGGCTAAAAGACAGTGGAACAGAGTTAGTGGAGGTATCTGACAATGGAAAAGGTGTTGAGGAGGCAAACTTTGAAGGACTTAGTAAGTGGCTTCTGAACAGTGAtgacaagagataaagaatacGTCTAGCATGCTTATTCACTTCATTCTGtcttcttcaaatatacagCTTTAAAACATCACACCTCTAAACTAAGAGATTTTTCTGATCTGATACACGTGGAGACATTTGGATTTCGCGGTGAAGCCCTCAGTTCACTGTGTGCTCTTAGGTAATTCGGATGTGATGACTCAGTTTATACCTATTACCTAACTTGCCAATTACCTCACTAATATTTTACAGCTATTCTATTTCTTACCATAAAATTGACTGATGATCCCAAAACCTTCTTTTTACTTGAATTTGTTTGTAATGCAGCGATCTTAGTGTCGTCACTTGCCACGAGAAGGCTTTGATCGGAGCTCGGCTGGTGTTTGACCACGATGGTCATCTCACTCAGAACGTACCCCATCCCCGTCAGCCTGGCACAACTGTCACGCTTCAGAAGCTATTTTCCACGCTACCTGTTCGACACAAGGAGTTCCAGCGCAACATCAAAAAGGTTTGCGGCATACTTGGTTTACATTGTTGTTGTGCATGGTATAAAGGGAATTAACTGGATTTTGTTTTTTCTGCAGGAATATGCCAAGATGGTTTATGTCCTGCAGTCCTACTGCATCATCTCCACTGGAGTGCGTATTACATGCACAAACCAGATTGGGCAAGGCAAGCGCTCCACAGTACTGTGCACCAGTGGGAGTAACAGCATGCGGGACAACATTGGAGCTGTTTTTGGCCCCAAGCAGGTGTCAACACACTGAACCCTTTAATtctgacgcatactgtataacAGTGATGTATTACAAAGAGCAAAGTATTTGTAAATATTAGATGCATTAGAGGAATTTTTATTTGTCCACAGCTGCAGAGTTTGATTCCCTTCATACAGACATCTCCCTCTGAATCAGTACAAGAAGACTATGGCCTCAGTGGGGTAGAGGTTCCAAAAAACCTTTTCACGTAAGTCTTACtttgtgaaaatgttttctgtgtctttaaaacatttgacctTCACTGAATGCTGTTTTAAAGCCCtacccatttacatttttgtgtgtTGTGAAAAGTATCACATATGtaaatgtgaaattaaaaatcAGCATTAGGATGGTTATATAACTGCAACAGGTACGCTTGCTCTCCAAAGTCATTGTTTTCAAATGGttacatttttgattgttttaataatttgggTGCTCATTGTCATGGATCACAAGATGTTACAAGACCATAAtaatgttttctgtaaaaagtGTCCATCTTGGTAGCAGAATTGACATAATTCTCAAACATTAGTGGCCCTCAATGTAATATTGTTATGGCCTGTAACATTTTGCGGTCCATGATAATGAGGACAAATTTGttgaaataatttaaaaatatagccatttgaataaagcagaaaaaataatgaatgGACACTAAATGTACCTGCAATTATATAATCACCCATTAAACCAAACAATAACATTGCAGTTTACAATTATGTACAATATTTGATTTCACCATTGAGGGGTTTGTGTCACAAGCTGATCATGGTGTTGGTCGAAGTGCTACAGACAGACAGTTCTTTTTCATTAATAAAAGACCCTGTGATCCAGTCAAGGTATCCTCCTTTGtctatttaaattttaattaataCAGCTTATTGTGCATGTACtgtatttaagtgttttttgttttatgtatgtctttgttttgtttgtatgtaatATTTACAGGTCTCCAAAGTTGTGAATGAAGTGTATCACATGTACAATAGGCATCAGTACCCTTTTGTTGCTCTAAACATTTCTGTTGCTTCAGGTAAGACTGGCGTAGAATTAAGATATGAAAATGAATTGTTGCATTCATCTTCATTATTCTGAGTATTATTCGTTTCATATTAAGAGCTCAAATGCAACAGCCGCTAAACACaacctccatcaaaaatgagataatgatattgataGAATGCTCTCGGCACTTATTATACGTTTATTAGATAATTATACTTCAAATTTGCTTAATCCCGGGCTCAGGcaattcagaaatactggtCCTTTTAAGCtcacagatttataaaagaaagattagctttaccgattctttccgataacataCGAAAAATGAAGAAGTaagagttactaccgcgggaggagtgagtacgagtcatgcaacactatacaacactgtttaacttattattcactacatgttcgtgtcatttatataatatgcacgtgcctatgtccaacataagacagaagtcttacttaccgcattcAACTCaggacccggttgggacttttcaatgaaatccagcgcatcaaacacacacgcaaaactgcgctgctaccccggataataaactatatccattgtttccataaggctgactttcttctccttacatccaaaaacacacttcttctttcgtgccattgttgagttttgaaattaaacaaagctgtgtcgcatGATGTGATGTTAGTTCTAgcatctcccgctgattgacgggtgggcggggtttccGGGGTAAGTGCCCacaaaaagaagtgatacgtatagaaacccctgaaacgtcagctggacccgtaatcgaaaaaaactttctgaaacctGTATAaaccctggcaaagtgcattcggcacaaaaGAAcgctgcttttttgacactttgcctacgtttagcatgaggaaacaactctataactgtgttaataagtcagaatgccattaaaccccccctttaatgtGCACAGAGTGTGTGCGTCAAGTTAAAGGAGGTTTTacaaatatattacaatattgacagaatttttggagcctttacctttattcagaaaAGAGAGTGAAGAGTGGCTGGAAATGTTTTTTTagaattcaaga is a window from the Misgurnus anguillicaudatus chromosome 4, ASM2758022v2, whole genome shotgun sequence genome containing:
- the eif2ak1 gene encoding eukaryotic translation initiation factor 2-alpha kinase 1 produces the protein MFYATETLMAEESSSNVSSVVSNVNSHSLQIRRDIYTLDRGPRRGMFSLEDAEDDVQFDTSDSDNNHEMLLAGKQYPSIQEFASAIPNHLLLGSLLEHLCYVYESDPTRSRMLFKVIGQRLAAMNLLSPLAISDEFSTVRLQHNRAFTELLHATSSSLFAQDHRYLSAEGQSIRTKDGLFQAQTSRYLSEFDEIAALGKGAYGKVFKVTNKLDGQEYAVKKILIKKVTRDDCMKVLREVKVLSSLQHPNIVGYHTAWMEHVQPAVGDPKSIISQTIPALETPSQKDGNTQESTDSSNGSSIVFERSGQPQDKGNQVTLEGYSVKPSTSKEEVDHAVCPKNIRNPQNFVPCVFLGKPRATVSKCPAAKWESSALSEDDISRNRLELNNNSYIDIDSPEWSEKQPQEAQFHLMLYIQMQLCERSLKDWIQEQNLKIIENLSKSAGEITSVDCEQALTILKKILEGVEYIHSRGIMHRDLKPRNIFLHGPEGHVKIGDFGLACQNIVMEEHEQLLSHSPTVVNTDSAHTSGVGTFVYAAPEQLEGSDYDSKSDMYSIGVIALELFQPFGTEMERVHTLGELRQGKVPKTLSENLPLMGKYIRLLTSSDPSTRPSASQLLHSDLFTANDMVLNSLKRKIDEQEEEIVQLRRQISELQISQNATHGPENT